The genomic segment CTCTTTCCCGTCGTCTCCTTTAATCCCGGTGCTGATTTTCTTGGTAGCGATCGCGTCCCAATATTCAGTCGGAACATAGAAAAGATATTGGCAGCGACCGGGCTTGTTCGACGTGAAGGCGACTGTTTCGGGCAGTGGCACCCCACCGGATAGGTCATTGATTTTGTCGTGAGCCGCAGGACCATCCGCATCGATGGCGATTATCCCGCCTGAGACTTTGCCTGTGCGTAGTCCGTAACCTTTGGCTTTTCCTGAGTTAATCTCCCTAGTAATCAGCTTGCGCTCAAGTGGTTTTTCGTTTTGCCAGTTCTTTCGGTAGGGCTGTTTGTTCCCATTCACTGGGGTAAGTGCCCAGTTTTCTGGGATTGATGATAATCCAAGGATTAGCTGATTACTGCGATCGCTCTCGATGACGGAGTTCTGTGGGCGAGATTCAGGGTGATCGCTTTTATTGGCTAAAGATTGAGCTGAAAATTCTGTGATTGCGGTAGACATGATTCCTCCAAATCTTTTACTGGAGGAGGCTGCAAGCGATGTGATGATAGTTTTCAGCTAAAAAAACGAATGTTATAATAGACGTAAATAAGCTAAAAACCAAATCCAGCAAGTATCTGGATTACAATATTCTTGCGCCTCCTTTTGGCGTGGGTTGCCAGCGCATTTCATCCGCCAAGATATCGGTGCACTGGCTAATTTTCTTTCTATCGATTCTAAACGCAAAAACCTGATGGATGAGTCTATCGGGTTTTTTGCTTTTATCACCTCCTAATTTGGTTGCTTCCCTTCTTTGAAAAGGCGATCGCGTAATTTAAACAGCGATTCTGGCTCAATGTTCAGTTCGTGCGCGGCGAGGATGATATTCGCATCTGTTGGCTTGGTATCACCTGCTAAGGCCGTGATGAATGCGATCGCTTCATCATAATTTTTCTGATCTCCCTCTTCTTTTTCAATGGATTGAATGACAAAGGTTGCAGCCAAGTTACTGGCTGACCTGTTTTGCTTTTTTGCCATATTTTTGAGCCTTTCCAGGATTTCACCAGGGAGGTAGACCTGTATTTTGTTGTTGGAAGGCATATGGCCCAAAGTTTCTGATTGTTTTATATATCCATAGTCAACCATTGCCTTGCTTATAGTCAAAAAGTTTTTAGGAGATTTACCTTGACACTAGGTAAATCTCCTGCTTACTATAACAGACATAGGCAACAGAACGCCACGAGACGCAGGACAACGCAACCCTGTGCAAGAGACTTTCGTACAAGGGAATAAAACAGATGGAAACAGCAGTAATTGCCGTGGATACGGGCAACTATGACCTGAAATTTTGGAACGGGAGCGGCGACCCCAAAGCCATTCGAAGCGTGAAATTCAAACTCCCACGCGGCAGGCAAGCACTAAAAGCCAACAGCCTCAACCCAGTTGTGGAGTTAAACTCTGACCGTTACCACTTTGGGTTCCGGGCTTACGATTACCGCAAACAGGTTCACACGACAGAGACAGAGAAAGCCCACGAAATTTTGCTCAACGTCCTGGCTTGCGTAAAACCTCTAGCACCAGAGTTCAAGCTTCACGTTCACACCAGTCACCCCCGTCCGGAACTGTTTGAGAAGGAAATTTTAAAGCAGTTATTGGGAACGCATCAGTATGGACACAACTCCCAGAATGCGACTTCTCACATTGAATCAGTCAGTGTAGAACCGGAAGGGTTAGCGGCTTGGCGATATGCCAAATCAATCAGGTTAATTCCAGAGCAGGGATTGACCGTCGTGATTGACATCGGTGGAGGCACCTGGCTCAGTCGGCTGATTGATGAGGAAGGCGAGATTCTTGATAGTTCGGTATCCGAGCGAGGAGGTGCTTACTCGCTGGCGGCTGATATTAGCTTTGACTCTCGATTGGGAAATGCCATCAATGACCAACCCGACCCAGGCGTGATTATGAATGGGTTCGCCAACGGTACTCACTACTACGGTGAAGACCCTAACGCCTCTTGGAAGGATTGGCTGGATGAATACTTAGACCCTTGGTTTAAAGGCATTTTCGGCAAGGTCAAAACCCAGTACAAGCCGTTCCTGCCTCGCGTTCGTCGGTTCCTGGTCACAGGCGGAAGTTCTCACCTAATCGCCCAAAAGATTCAGAATATTCCGCTTTTCGCAATGACCACTGAACCTCGGTTTGACAACGTTCGGGGGTTACTCCCCACAGGTAAACAAGCCCAGGTGGTGAAAGTATGAAGCGCTTCCAGGTAGACATTAAGCCCAATCATCAACCATTTGTTCGGCAGTTAATGAAGAAACTGGGGGATGTGAGCAGTGCTGATGCGATTGGTTTCTTGATTGAAACTCAAATCTATGCCGCTCTAGCAAGATTAGAGCCTGTACTCAGAGCGCCACAGCTTGCACCAGAAAGCCCACAGCCTGTGGCAAATCCCAGCAAAGTGCAACAACATAAGTCACAAGAGGTGGCACGTAATCACCAGCCGCCACAACCATCAGCGGTTAGCCACGTCACGCCACACGATGACGCAACCAACGCATTAGACGCACTTTTGAGCGCATAACCATGACACCAGACATTAATTTTGTTCGCCACCGTCCACTAATCAGGCTGAATCTCAACCCAGCCAAACAAGTTAAGGAAGCCGTTAACCAAATTGGTGTGATTGTTTCTGGTGCCGCATTGGTCAGTGCGATCGCAGGTTACGGGGCATTGGTGCTCGGTCGAAGTGTTCCGGCAGCTCTAGCACTGGGGACGCTTGGCTCAATGGGTGCTGCTGTGAATGAGCGACTGAAAGATTAGGAGGCGCTCTGCGAACAAGCTTTACTCGCAACGCTCTCGCGCCCACTGAACCTCGAAAACTCCATAGCATTAGCCAATCTCCCAAACGGGATTAAGGCATTGCAAATATGCAAACGAAGGAGTATTACAACCATGACTAACGTTGACTTTGACATCATCGCCTTCAACGGTTTAACAGGCGAATGCTTGACCACAGACGATGTACTCCCAATCCAATACCTCCCCTGCTCAACGCCTGAATTCGAGCGAGGCATCTGGGAAGCGGTAACGGAAGCCCCTGGACGTAACTGGGACGAAACCGAAAAGGAGTACCTCCGACGCAACGACGGTATTCGTGAAACGTTAGCCGATTGGGCAGAGTTTATGAAATTTAGCCACTGCTGGACTAACGCCAACGTTGAATTTATACGCCCTTACCTGAAGGAGTCTAATGTCTGATCGACGCTTATCTCTAACGAATTGGCGTACCGATGCCCAAAGTGATTCGCCCCCGTGCCCACGGCAACCCTGGTACTTCCCGTTCGCGTCCGAAGCCAATTGTCGAGAATGTGCCTCAACGGGCGATGTGGTGGCACTAAGACTCGTTAACGCCCATGACGCTGGACTTAAGGGGACGTGATGAGATTCAAGGCAGAGTCAATCGTAAATGGAAAAGTTGTGGAGTCCGAGACGGACTACCTCAACTTGGAGGAAGTAAAAGACGTGTCTCCGGAAACGCACCAAGCGATTTTAAGTGACGCCTCGTGTGTAGGAGCTTTTCTCAAACACGAAGCAGGTAACGGAACACTTATTACCGATCGCGATCGCTTTCCTGAATCGAGATGCCAGCGCCAAAGTTTTGCAGGCCGCGACGCTGACACCAACCCAACGACCCGTAACAAATCGTAAGGATTTTTACATCATGCCTACTTTCACGACTAGTTGTAAACCGCTCCCGTTTTACGCTGACGAACCCCCCTTGGAAGAACTGGTGGACAAGTTTGGCTCCTTCTTTGAAGCTTTAACCCCTCACGATAAACTCATTCTCCTAGCGTCTATCGCGACGAACCTCGCGTTCCATGACACAGACGAAACGGGGGAGGAGTGGAGCCTCTTCGACACGTACCAAGAACTGCCCTGCAATCCCGTCAACGATGAATTGGTGGATACGCTAGAATCCCTCGACAACCTTCAACGCGATGGCCTCTTGGGGCTGTGCGAGGCGCTTGTGGCTCAGATTCGCTATACCAAGGAGGTGGCGTAGTGAAAATGAACGTCCCCGCATCAACCCTTCACCGAGCGATCGCCGCCATAGCCGAGTACTTAGAGAATGAGTTTTCGACCGAACTTTTTAGCTTTATGGATGGCGGGACTACGTTAGACATTTGCTCAATCGCATTAGCCCAGTGCCGCCAAGACCCTCACTGGCAAACCTTAGCGCGAGAGTACGAATCTCTCGGAGGCTCTATCTCTTGCAATGATGACAACGAATGGGAGGTAGCGTGAGCGAATTTACGGAAGCGAACCTACCCAAACTGATCGAGCGAGGCGTACCTCCAAAATTGGCTGAGGAAGCTGTAAACATCCTTGACGCCCAAAACGAAGGAATTCTACCCGTACCACTTGAAGGCGAGGAACTCAACATAGTCCAAAGCGCGTGGCAGTGGATGACGGCTCAAGACCTTCGCTCCCAACCCAAAGATTAGCGCAAAACGACAACGCCCCTGGTGCATAACTGGGGGCACCTCACAGAGGTCAACCCATGAAGATGTCTGGGCGCTATGCCCCTGGCCTTTACGCAGGCGTCACGGGAATTTTGGCACTGGTAGCCATCAACGCCTTTACGATTCCTAGTTCCCTTACCGCAGCCGCCGAACGCGAGCGGCTTAACGCCGAAGCCCAACTCGAACAAGCTAAGGCTGAAGCCGCAAAGAAAGTGGCAGAGGCTTATTCCCAAAACGCGATCGCTTCTTTCGACCAGCTCATTATCGACGGTTACACCCTAAACAATAAGCCACCGTCACTTAACTGGAAGTTAATCGACCCGTTCAAAAAAACCTTCATTTTCGACCAATCCCGCCAATGTGTCGGTTACACATTACAGGGAAAATTCTACTTCACCAAATACTACCAAGGAGTTTGTAATAATGAGTAAATTTTCAGGTGATACTACAACTGCCGCCACTGGTAATGAAGCCTCAAACGAGAACAGTTCCAAGTCCAAAGAAAGCAACGATTTCTACGACATTATCGGCAGAATCATTGCTATGGGCGTGAGGGTTATTGGTGTTATTCCTTATGCCATCGCCACTGTCTTTGATAACTTCATTGGTCAGGACAAACCCGGCATTAAAGTATTAGGCGGCATCCTGTTAATTGGTGGTGTAGTGCTGTCGGCTGATGCTTTTTTTCAGATGTTTGGTGGCAAGCCTTTGTTTCCCTTTTTTGAAGAGCCAGGGTCATGGATTGGTATTGGTTGGTTATGGGTCTGGACTAAGGTGAATTTTTGGGCGGCTGTCGTTGTCTCCATTGCCGTAATGTGGATTGAATCTTACGCCATCCGAGGCAAGAATTTGGGGCAAGCCAGACGTGATTACGAATCCATCAAGCATCATACTGTGCCAGAAAAAAACAAAGCTACGGTTGACCTAGTAGAAGTTCGACGTAAGGAATACAAGCGTGCTGGCATGAATGAAAGGTCAGTTTTAGGATTGTTCATTTTGTTCGTTGTCATAATGGATATTTGTTCAGCTTTTGTTTCACGCAATCCATTAGGGCAGCCACCATTGATTTTATTGGGCATGGTTGTTTACAACGCCTGCACCATCTTGGCTGGTGAAGTTGGCTACGCTTTATGGCGTCGGGCTAACGGCGAAAACTAAAGCCGATTTCTAGGGGTGCGCCTCTCCTGCTAGCTGCGGGTGAGGCGTTTTTTTAAGGAGATTAACGATGGATAATAGTATAGATTTTGCCCCCGATTACGACCCTAAAGAGTTTGCGCCCTTGTCACTACTTGAACGTGGTGATGTTGATGTCTGGGTCAGACGTAGAGGTGCATTTCTTTTAGATAAAAGTAAAGAAATAGCCAAGGACTGTGAGGCATCAAAACTGGCTTCAGCTATTACGATAGGAGCGTCGGTGGTGATGTCTTCCAACCCTTTAGCTTGGCTACCCTTAACGATAGGAGCCTTGGGGTACGCTTACACCGTGTTTCAGGAATTTCAGGATACGGGAAGCATCAGAATTATCCCCATGTATCGGGGAAAGTTAGGGGACATTATAAGCATCATGGAAGGAGGGAGTGCCACCCCAAGGCACCCACTGGAAGACCAAATTGAGTACCTGAGTGAAGCTGAAAAGGATGAGGCATTACTTGTCAACTATCGTTTTGGTGAGATTGCATCTATCCTTAACTCTGCACCGCCTAAAGTTCGCTTTGATTTGTACCGCCATCTGTGTGGGCAGTTCCATGCACGCAGAGACATCATCACTCTTGATGAGGTGAAGCATTACATTTCAAGTGCCGTGAGTGAAGCCCGACGTTCTTTCGTGATACCGAATACTCCTGCTGTCGAACTGGAGCAGACCCCGATAGCGGAATTACCAGTAACTTCCACCGTTAGCTTAAACGAGCAGGGGGGGACGGAGGCTCTGGCAACCCGAACGGCAGCGGTGCAAGTCTCAGCTCAAAACATCACTGTTAATTTTTTTGACTTTACGCGCCTACGTACTGAACCTGATAAGTTTGCCCACCTGCGTGTCATTGGGGGTACGGGTATTGGTAAGACCACGTTCGTGGATTGGTTACTTGATACTTTAGGCGGTGAACGCTTTGTTATTACCCCCAAGAAGAAGTCCTGGAACTGGGTCGGACTTAAAGTTTATGGGTTGTGGTTTGACTATGAGACGATTCGCGCCAAACTGCAATGGATTCACGCGGAGATGTATCGCCGTTATCCCCTGATGGAGCAGGGAGAAACATTTGAAATTACCAATTTTGTAGTAGACGAATGGCGGCTCATTAACACCAATGTAAAGGCGATTAAGGAACGCGACCCAGAGACGAAACAAACTCTTGAAATCGCTCCCTCTGCCAAGGCCATGATGAAAGATATTATCACCGTTGCCAGGGAATCGATGTTACGATTAATTGCTTTGGCTCAAGGTGAAAATGTAGCGTCTTGGGGGTTTGAAGGCGAGTCGGATTTAGAGGAATGTTTTACTGATATCCGGTTAGGAGAGTTTGCCATTGATTACGCTAAATCCTTGCGGAATCAGTGCCGCAAGGATAGTGACGATTACGAATATTGGACAGCCGTTTTAGGGGAACTAGATAGGCAAAGTCAACAACGCACTTATGAAGATAAATCGATTCCTTGTTGCATGGTCGGGAAGCATCCAGCGCGGATACCTGACCTAACCGATTGGAAGCGAGATATAAGCGATAGTACTTCTGCGGAAACTCCTTCAACCCAGCTAACAAAAACTGACCCTTCCACCCCGGCTTCCGGGGAAGCCACCCTTCCAGGCTGGAATCTGACACATCCAAAAGCGGAAGACGCCCGGAAGCCAGACGATAATAGGCTGGAAGGCTTCTGCCGCCAAGTGACGGAAGCCAAAAATCTGGAAGCTTCCGATACGCTTCCGCCGCTCTTAGATGGCTTAGACCGCGACGGGAAGCTTCTGATGTTAAGGGCTTTGTTGAGCCAAAATTTAGGTAAAGAAAAAACAATTCTCTTGGCTTGGGGGCAGAAGTCAGGAGGACGTAACCACGAGAAGTATAAGTACGCGGCGGAGTTATTAGAAGCGATGACGAGAGAACTTAACGGATTAGGCTTTAACGATGAAAACAACTGGGGATTAGGAGACGTAAAGGCTAATTAAAAAAGCAGCCTATAACTTGAGGTAAAAAAATTTCACTTCCATCAATAACTATGATGTCTGTGGAAGTCCGTAAGGGGGGGACGCTAGGTTAGACCAATACCTTATCAACACTAGGGCATTGCCTAGAATCAGCTCTTCTTCATAGCCTGATTCTGGAACGCCGAAACAGTAAACCGGAGCCGATAAACATCATGACGAAAAACGCATTCAGACCCAATACACCCAACACACCCATGAATGCTTCTACTCCTCTCACCTGGGGCTTGTTGATCATCAGTGCGAGCACGGGAACCAATGCCTGAGCGAGTGCTGTTGCAAACAACGCACGGGCCATTCCCTGTGGCCGTAAACGGGCGATGGTGGCACCGAGGATGAAGATGGCGAGCACTCCGAAATACATCAGGTTAACGGGGTTGTCCTCAGACCCGATGATACCAACGGCAAGGTTCATCCAGACGAGGAGGAGCGCGGCCGCGAGTGCAATGCCGACAGCGACTCGGTATGCCATAGTGCCCCCCGTATTCGCTACCAGTTCATAGGCCAGACCCGTGCCGAAGATGAGGGCACCGGCGACAATGAAGTCGGTCAGGTCCCAGACTACTTGATCGGTAAACAGCATCGCCACCAAGGGCAGCAGCAATATGAATGCTGTTCCGAGCGCCAGGTAAATAATGTTTCTGTTTTGCCTTATGAGGTATGTTATGTTCTCCCTCATAATTCCTGCGGATGTTTCGACGAACATCCAAACAGCGAAACTAAATAATCCTCGTCCTTCCTGTGCACGCTCTCGGAGAAGATCGGTGAAAGTTTGCTTCATTTCCTCGCCGAAGCGCTCATAGTAAGGCGAAGAGTAGAGACGAAGCAGTTTGGCATACCAGGAACGGTATCGTCGTATTAAGCGTTCAGATGTCATACGTAAAAGTATTCGGAAAGATCCGTTTTTGTTGAGCAACCATCAAGACGGAGCGGTATCGCTCCAATTCCTCCGCGAGTGCTTTTTTACCAAGCCCGGTGATTTCGTAGTAAATCCGCCGCTCGTCATCCATTTTTGGGTCTATCTTTTTGTCACTCTCACGTATCAATCCCGCCTCGCTCATGCGACCAATCGAGCCGTAGAGCGTTCCAGGCCCCATCTTTACCTTTCCCTGTGAATCATTCTCGACCTGCTTCATGATTTCATAGCCATGACGCTCCTGTGTGGAGAGTGCCAGAAGGATATGAAACACCGCTGGAGTAAGGGGTGTATTGGTTGTGTTCTTTTTAGCCATGCCTCATACTATTTAGCCATGCCTCATATTATATCCGTAACGGATATATGTCATCGGTATTAGAAAAGGTTTTCGGGGTCAAGATTGATAAAGATTCCTAATATCTCAACTTAAAACCAGTCAGGCTTCATCAAGGATTCACAAATAGGGGGTGACACCCCTCACCCCGGAGCGTAATAATAAGGCTAGTAGATGCACCCTGATGATCGAGAGAGCCGCCAAACGTGACTCTCTTATTTTTTTTTGGGGACAAAGCTTCAAAGTTCAGTAAATATACCATGTTCCAGACTATGCCTTTAGGTTAACTTCGATCAGAAGAACCTATGAGGCATTTTCGCTATGCCCGTAACCGAATCGAAGTTAACCGCAGTACTCGTGAAGGAAACCCGGAAGCGTCTGGGGTTAACTCAATTGCAGTTTGCCCAATCGTTAGAAGTGTCGTTTCAAAGCGTGAACCGTTGGGAACGGAGCAAGACAAAGCCTTTACCGATAGTTCTCAAGCAGATTGAGGTGATGGTAAAGGAGATGGGCGAGCGCGGTTCGGATTTGGTAGCGAA from the Allocoleopsis franciscana PCC 7113 genome contains:
- a CDS encoding PadR family transcriptional regulator — protein: MAKKNTTNTPLTPAVFHILLALSTQERHGYEIMKQVENDSQGKVKMGPGTLYGSIGRMSEAGLIRESDKKIDPKMDDERRIYYEITGLGKKALAEELERYRSVLMVAQQKRIFPNTFTYDI
- a CDS encoding helix-turn-helix domain-containing protein translates to MPVTESKLTAVLVKETRKRLGLTQLQFAQSLEVSFQSVNRWERSKTKPLPIVLKQIEVMVKEMGERGSDLVAKYFSVNEN
- a CDS encoding ParM/StbA family protein encodes the protein METAVIAVDTGNYDLKFWNGSGDPKAIRSVKFKLPRGRQALKANSLNPVVELNSDRYHFGFRAYDYRKQVHTTETEKAHEILLNVLACVKPLAPEFKLHVHTSHPRPELFEKEILKQLLGTHQYGHNSQNATSHIESVSVEPEGLAAWRYAKSIRLIPEQGLTVVIDIGGGTWLSRLIDEEGEILDSSVSERGGAYSLAADISFDSRLGNAINDQPDPGVIMNGFANGTHYYGEDPNASWKDWLDEYLDPWFKGIFGKVKTQYKPFLPRVRRFLVTGGSSHLIAQKIQNIPLFAMTTEPRFDNVRGLLPTGKQAQVVKV
- a CDS encoding ribbon-helix-helix domain-containing protein, with translation MVDYGYIKQSETLGHMPSNNKIQVYLPGEILERLKNMAKKQNRSASNLAATFVIQSIEKEEGDQKNYDEAIAFITALAGDTKPTDANIILAAHELNIEPESLFKLRDRLFKEGKQPN